The DNA region GCTTAAGTTATTATAAACAATCGCCGGCCTTGATTTCTTTTTAGGCGGAAAATTTTTTGCTCTTCAATTCATTGGATTTTTTCCTATTCCTACTAGTTGTTTTTATAGTTTACTGGACGTTGCCTAACGTATATCGAAAGGTTTGGTTGATTTCCGCTTCCATATTCTTTTACGGTTTTTGGAGTATCGGATTCTTATTTCATTTTTTAGGAATATTAGCTTTTAATTATTTGTTTTATTATTTTGCTCACGGTTCGTATACCAAGGCAAAAGTTTCCTTCCTTGTTATTGTAAATCTGTTCAATCTCGCGATTTTTAAATACTTAATCTTTTTCGAAACCATTTTGAATGATTTAGGATTTTCAATCCAAGTTGCATATCCTTTGAAGGATTTTGTACTTCCTCTTGCGATTAGTTTCTATACTTTTCAGATCATAGCTTTTCACATAGATTGTTACAGAGGCGAGCTCAAAGAGAAAGTAAGTCCCGAAGACTTTTTCTTTTTTATACTTTTTTTCCCTCAGCTGATTGCAGGTCCTATTATACGATGGGCTGAACTTAAGAGGCAAATCGATCGTAATAAGTTGCCTCATGCAGATTTGTTGAGAACGGGAAGTGTTCTTATCTTTTTCGGTTTATTGAAGAAAGTGGTTATCGGAGATCAATTAGGAACATTAATAGATCCTGTTTTTCAATCTCCTGAAAAATACAATCAAGCCGCAATCCTATTAAGCGCATATGGTTTTGCTGTTCAGATTTATTCAGATTTTTCCGGTTATTCTGATATTGCCCGTGGACTAGCCATTCTTCTTGGTTTTAATATTCCGAGGAATTTTGATACTCCATATTTCGCAACTACCTTACAAGAGTTTTGGCAAAGATGGCATATTACTCTTTCCCGTTGGTTAAGGGATTATTTGTATATTCCCTTGGGCGGAAATAGATCAGGTAAAATTAATACGTATATCAACCTGCTTTTAACGATGTTACTGGGCGGGCTTTGGCATGGAGCAAATTACAATTTTTTGATATGGGGAGGTTTGCACGGTTTATTTTTGGCGATAGAAAGGCCTTTTGTCAGGACTTTTCAGAAGTATTCCAAATTTTGGCAGCTCGGAATCAGAAGTTTGATCATATTTCATTTCGTTTGTATCACTTGGATATTCTTTCGTAGTTCCAGCTTAAGGGATGCGATTGTATTTTTCGAAGGATTTACTCGAAATGTAGGTTCTAATTTATCCAATAATAGCCTTGCAGGTTGGTTGATATTTGGAGCGATAGCGCTTCATATACTCGAACGTAATTATCGCAAATTGAATTTTTTAACACAAAAGTTTTGGTTATTGCCAGCTTTTGGTATCGCGTTATTTGCCTTGTTTCCTTCGACAGTCAATAATGTTATGACTTTCATATATTTCCAATTTTAAGGATAGATAGAATGCGTAAAATTTTCTTTATTCTTTCCATTCCTGCTTTTTTCCTTACTCTTCTTTTACTCGATCGATTTATCACATCCGATCCTGTCATACGGTTTGTTAGAAAACAAAAAACTATGCAGGAGAATTCTTTAGATTTGATCCGATTGAAACTCGGTGAATTGGAGCAAACGGATAAAAAGACAGCGG from Leptospira selangorensis includes:
- a CDS encoding MBOAT family O-acyltransferase, whose product is MLFNSLDFFLFLLVVFIVYWTLPNVYRKVWLISASIFFYGFWSIGFLFHFLGILAFNYLFYYFAHGSYTKAKVSFLVIVNLFNLAIFKYLIFFETILNDLGFSIQVAYPLKDFVLPLAISFYTFQIIAFHIDCYRGELKEKVSPEDFFFFILFFPQLIAGPIIRWAELKRQIDRNKLPHADLLRTGSVLIFFGLLKKVVIGDQLGTLIDPVFQSPEKYNQAAILLSAYGFAVQIYSDFSGYSDIARGLAILLGFNIPRNFDTPYFATTLQEFWQRWHITLSRWLRDYLYIPLGGNRSGKINTYINLLLTMLLGGLWHGANYNFLIWGGLHGLFLAIERPFVRTFQKYSKFWQLGIRSLIIFHFVCITWIFFRSSSLRDAIVFFEGFTRNVGSNLSNNSLAGWLIFGAIALHILERNYRKLNFLTQKFWLLPAFGIALFALFPSTVNNVMTFIYFQF